From Paraglaciecola sp. L1A13:
TGTGCAAATAGAAAAGTAAATCGTTAAACAGATATGACACAAATATTCGTTATGTGTTTTACGCTATCATTAAGCCTATTTTTGTATACCGACAGAGAAACAAACACCCACAGATGTGGGCATTTTTAACGCAAAGCATACCTAAAAAGAGAGGTCCTACAAACCGAGCATTATCTGTAACTCTTTCGCACCGAACATAACAATTTCTACTGCTATCAGAATGATAATAATCCATTCTAAAAATGAAGAATGCTGATGTTTTTGCTCATCGGCCAACATATCAAATAGTTCATGGATGGTAGCCAGCTTTTTCGATAATAATTCAACCCGTTGGTGAATCTCTAAATAGCGGGCAGCCAAGTTATAGGTGCTTTCGTATTCTGGGTATTCCCAGAAAAACTCAGGTGTATCTAGTAAACCGTAATGCAAAATAATGTCGCTTTTAGTACTAAACAACCGACCACGAATTTTCGCTATATTGCGTCTAGATAACTCAATTTTACCAGTATCGGCCAATGCCTGAGGAATATGCGCATGATCTTGGATAGTTTGCTGTGCTTGGCTTTCATATTCATTTAACTTCAAAGACTGAGCAAGTGCATGACTAATAGCTAGCCTGGACAGCGGATCATCCTGAGTCAGACTAATGTTGTCCCGACTAATACGTGCTTCCGGCGCGTTAAGCGTAAAACGAAAATGCTCCTGACTTGCCGACGTCAACAAACCTTCAGCCAAACTAAGACGGTGCAATAACGCTAGGCGTTCATCTTCATCAACACCCCAGAAAATTGCGATGCCGTAATCAAATAACCATACCTCACCACCGGGTAATGCGATATGTACCGCATCACGATAACGAGCACCGCGCTCCGCATTCAGCCAATCTTGCTCAGAGCTTAAAATAGACTCTTCATTGCCTAAATAAATAGCTGAAATACGATTATTACTAAAATTCACAAAAATCCGGTAGGCCCACGGCCAGTAAGAGAAAATCGGCGCTAATGTAAGTCCGAATTCAACACTTGTACAGTAGAATTTTTGCACAATTTGAAAATAATTTTAACCACCTGAAAACGATAAAAAACTCTACTTTATTACACCCTATCAAATCCTTAAATCACCGTTTTATTACCATGAAATCTATGCTCTTCCCTCATGGATAAAAATTTTTTTATTAGTGATAGATACTAAACGTGCTTACCACCTGTCCAGCCGCCTTGAGCCAATACCTCTTCGCCCAATGCTTTGGGTGCTGCTTCTAAATCAGTTGCCATAGAATCATTCCAACGATTCAAGAAACCGTATAGGCATATGGCTGCTAATATTTCAACAATTTCATCTTCGTCCCAATGTACTCGCATGCGCGCCATTAACGGTTCATCTACGGCGTTAGGCACTGAACCAGCTGCTAATGCATAGTCTAATGCCACGCGCTCTGCATCAGAATACAACGGGCTGGTTTGGTATTCCCAAACAGCTGCAACTTTCTCATCCGTAATACCGTGAATTTTGGCTGCGATTAACGAATGAGCTTCACAGTATTGGCAGCCAGCAGCACGGCTTGAAAAGTGTGCCAACAGGCGCTTGAATCCTAAATCAACGATTCCTTCTTGAGCCATAACGGCTTTGGTAAGTACGCCGAAGCCGCGCACAATCTCTGGACGCCGTTGCATCGTTAATAAGCTATTGGGTACGAACCCGAGAATTTGTTCGAAAATAGCAAAATCATCCGCTAATTGGGGAGTGGTGTCTTTTGGTAGGGGAGCCATATGGGCCATGATTTTCTCTTTATTGATATGGGTTGTGTGACTAGGGTAAGCACAAACAGGTTTCATCTGCATAGCAACTTTGAGGTGATGCGTGTTATTTGCTAACAAACTAAAAACCTTGAATTTTATTCATTCATCGCCATGGTATGATGCATATTTTGTGGTGTTAGTACATCCAGTCGACGACTTTAATCATTATTTTTGTCCTTTTAAGTTGGCAGCTAACGCAATAAATTGCATATCCTAAATTCAAAGACACGCGCGGAAATCAAGCATGAATGCACTGAATATCAAAGGTTTGACCAAAGTTTATAAAGGTGGAACCCGAGCCCTCAATGGGATCAATTTACAGGTAAAACAAGGTGACTTTTTCGCCCTACTCGGCCCCAACGGGGCGGGTAAATCGACAACAATTGGTATCATTAGCTCATTGGTTAATAAGACAGACGGTAGCGCCGATATTTTCGAGTACTCATTAGATACCCAACCCGTCGAAGCTAAATCATGTATAGGTTTGGTTCCTCAAGAGTTTAATTTCAATCAGTTTGAAACCTTGATGCAAATTGTGGTTAACCAAGCGGGTTACTACGGTGTGCCGCGCAACATAGCAAAAGAACGTGCTGAGAAATATCTTAAGCAACTCGATTTATGGGAAAAACGTAATCAACCTGCACGAAATTTATCCGGTGGAATGAAACGCCGCTTGATGATTGCCAGAGCTCTAATGCATGAACCCAGAATGCTCATTCTGGATGAACCCACCGCTGGGGTAGACATTGAAATTCGCCGCTCGATGTGGACATTTCTAAAAGAACTTAACGAGCAAGGGATAACCATCATCCTTACCACCCACTATCTCGAAGAAGCTGAAATGTTGTGCCGTAATATAGCCATTATCGACAAAGGCATTATCGTGCAAAACACCAGCATGAAATCACTTTTAGCCACTTTAAATATTGAAACGTTTATTCTAGATTTAGCCGGTGAGCATCAAAATATCACCTTAACAGGATTCGAACACCGTTTGCTTGATGTTCGCACCCTAGAAGTAGATGTAGCTAAAGAAGAAAGCCTAAACAATGTATTCGAACAGCTCTCAAACCAGCAGATACAGGTTTTGAGTATGCGTAATAAATCCAATCGCTTAGAAGAGTTATTCGTGCGTTTGGTCGAGTCAGGTCGAGAAGCACAGCGGGTAAAAGATGACTCAGCAAAGAAAGAGGCGCTAGCCAATGAATAATCGCACTATAATTGCCCTGCAAACACTGTTGATAAAAGAATGCACGCGCTTCTTGCGTATTTGGATACAAACGCTAGTACCACCAGCCATTACTATGTCGTTGTATTTCGTCATATTTGGTAATTTAATCGGCAGTCGCATTGGTCAAATGGGAGGCTTTAGCTACATGGAGTTTATTGTGCCGGGCCTTATTATGATGGCTGTTATCACCAACTCTTACTCCAATGTGTCTTCGTCGTTTTACAGTGCTAAATTTCAGCACAACATTGAAGAGCTTTTAGTGGCCCCTATTCCTAACTGGGTAATCATCGCCGGTTTCGTTGGAGGCGGTGTGGCTCGGGCTATTCTAATTGGCATAATCGTCACCTTTGTATCCATGTTATTTGTAGACATCACCTTGCATAGCATCCCCATTATCATCATCACCTTGCTATTAACCTCAACTTTATTTGCTACAGCGGGCTTGATTAACGCCATATTTGCTAAATCTTTTGATGATATCAGTGTAGTACCTACGTTCGTATTAACCCCTCTTACCTATTTAGGCGGGGTGTTTTATTCGCTGACTTTGCTACCTGAATTCTGGCAATGGGTCAGTAAGATAAACCCCATTGTGTATATGGTTAATGGCTTTCGTTACGGATTTTTAGGCGTGTCTGACGTTGATTACCTGTATTCATTAGGTTTGTTGGTTGTTTTTAATGTCATTTTACTCAGTTTCGCATACTCGCTTATCAACCGCGGTGTAGGTATAAGAAGTTAGACGGAAACGGTAAGTATAATGAACAATTGCAATTCAACATCTGGCGGCAACTCTAGGCATATTGACAGTAATCAAACGGGGATCCACGAGAAGATCCCAGAGCTGGTCGCACGTCATCTGCAACACACAAGTCAACGTCCGTTTACTGAACACACCCTACAAGCATTTGCTCAAGCGCAAGACTGGCTGAATGATTGGCAGGGACCGCTAATCTTGGATGCCTGTTGCGGCGTGGGTGAAAGTACCACCCATATTGCCAATAAGTATCCTGAAGCAAAAGTGATTGGGGTTGACAAATCAGCTCATCGAATTGGTAAGCATGAACATTATAGTCTTAAGCAAGACAACGCTCTGATATTACGCGCGGATTTAAATGACTTTTGGCGCTTAGCCGTTCAAGCTAACTGGCGCTTAGCGAGACACTTTTTGCTTTATCCGAATCCCTATCCTAAGTCAGCTCATGTGCAGAGACGTTGGCACGCTAGTCCGGCCTTTGCAGATATCCTAAAATTGGGAGGGCAGCTTGAGGTGCGCAGCAACTGGCAAATTTATATTCAGGAATTTTCCATGGCGTTAGACATCGCAGGATTCAGCGGCGATACCCATCAGTATCACGACAAGCAAGCAATCACACCGTTTGAGCGTAAATACTGGGCGAGCGGACAACATAGCTGGCAGGTTATTGCGCAGTTATAGCGTGTAAACTAGTGCGCCTGAGCTTTAGGTTGGCTAAAGTAGAAACCTTGGGCATAACGCACATTTAATTGTTTGAGTAACACCAATTGCTCTTCGCTCTCAAGATGCTGTGCAACTAACGCGATATTTTTGCGCCGACCTTGCTCACAAAGTTGCTTCACAACAGATTGAGCCGGAGCATCTTGCGACAGCGTCGCTAGGGTTGCGCCCGACATTTTCAAACCGCTTATCGGCAACGCCAATAAATGTTCAATACTGCCAAGTTGTGGCTCAACATTATCTACAAATAGGTTTAATCGCAGCTTTTTGCATAATAGTGAGAATGCTTCGAAGGTATTCGTATCAGAAAAAACATTTTGCGCGGTGACCTCTAATGCAACGCGTTGCGGATTAGGATAATTCTG
This genomic window contains:
- a CDS encoding tRNA (guanosine(46)-N(7))-methyltransferase TrmB, translated to MNNCNSTSGGNSRHIDSNQTGIHEKIPELVARHLQHTSQRPFTEHTLQAFAQAQDWLNDWQGPLILDACCGVGESTTHIANKYPEAKVIGVDKSAHRIGKHEHYSLKQDNALILRADLNDFWRLAVQANWRLARHFLLYPNPYPKSAHVQRRWHASPAFADILKLGGQLEVRSNWQIYIQEFSMALDIAGFSGDTHQYHDKQAITPFERKYWASGQHSWQVIAQL
- a CDS encoding EAL domain-containing protein, with the translated sequence MKVSQVTESFNLDNVVPFFQPIMDLSNNQVWRYECLARLITFGEHPFIPTEFLYLVERQESQSQLTETIFNRSAQYFRELNMPWNINISLADMQDESIHRFLAAQVQNYPNPQRVALEVTAQNVFSDTNTFEAFSLLCKKLRLNLFVDNVEPQLGSIEHLLALPISGLKMSGATLATLSQDAPAQSVVKQLCEQGRRKNIALVAQHLESEEQLVLLKQLNVRYAQGFYFSQPKAQAH
- a CDS encoding ABC transporter ATP-binding protein, coding for MNALNIKGLTKVYKGGTRALNGINLQVKQGDFFALLGPNGAGKSTTIGIISSLVNKTDGSADIFEYSLDTQPVEAKSCIGLVPQEFNFNQFETLMQIVVNQAGYYGVPRNIAKERAEKYLKQLDLWEKRNQPARNLSGGMKRRLMIARALMHEPRMLILDEPTAGVDIEIRRSMWTFLKELNEQGITIILTTHYLEEAEMLCRNIAIIDKGIIVQNTSMKSLLATLNIETFILDLAGEHQNITLTGFEHRLLDVRTLEVDVAKEESLNNVFEQLSNQQIQVLSMRNKSNRLEELFVRLVESGREAQRVKDDSAKKEALANE
- a CDS encoding ABC transporter permease, with product MNNRTIIALQTLLIKECTRFLRIWIQTLVPPAITMSLYFVIFGNLIGSRIGQMGGFSYMEFIVPGLIMMAVITNSYSNVSSSFYSAKFQHNIEELLVAPIPNWVIIAGFVGGGVARAILIGIIVTFVSMLFVDITLHSIPIIIITLLLTSTLFATAGLINAIFAKSFDDISVVPTFVLTPLTYLGGVFYSLTLLPEFWQWVSKINPIVYMVNGFRYGFLGVSDVDYLYSLGLLVVFNVILLSFAYSLINRGVGIRS
- a CDS encoding carboxymuconolactone decarboxylase family protein: MAHMAPLPKDTTPQLADDFAIFEQILGFVPNSLLTMQRRPEIVRGFGVLTKAVMAQEGIVDLGFKRLLAHFSSRAAGCQYCEAHSLIAAKIHGITDEKVAAVWEYQTSPLYSDAERVALDYALAAGSVPNAVDEPLMARMRVHWDEDEIVEILAAICLYGFLNRWNDSMATDLEAAPKALGEEVLAQGGWTGGKHV
- a CDS encoding RMD1 family protein, with translation MNFSNNRISAIYLGNEESILSSEQDWLNAERGARYRDAVHIALPGGEVWLFDYGIAIFWGVDEDERLALLHRLSLAEGLLTSASQEHFRFTLNAPEARISRDNISLTQDDPLSRLAISHALAQSLKLNEYESQAQQTIQDHAHIPQALADTGKIELSRRNIAKIRGRLFSTKSDIILHYGLLDTPEFFWEYPEYESTYNLAARYLEIHQRVELLSKKLATIHELFDMLADEQKHQHSSFLEWIIIILIAVEIVMFGAKELQIMLGL